A window of the Streptomyces finlayi genome harbors these coding sequences:
- a CDS encoding N-acetylneuraminate synthase family protein — protein MSNASRLRTLGTRTAGPGRPVYITGEIGINHNGDLDNALALIDVAAEAGCDAVKFQKRTPEICTPRDQWDIERDTPWGRMTYIDYRHRVEFGEDEYRTIAEHCAKRGIDWFASPWDTEAVAFLEKFDVPAHKVASASLTDDELLRALRATGRTVILSTGMSTPRQIRHAVEVLGSDNILLCHATSTYPAKAEELNLRVINTLQQEYPNVPIGYSGHETGLQTTLAAVALGAAFVERHITLDRAMWGSDQAASVEPQGLTRLVRDIRTIEASLGDGVKKVYESELGPMKKLRRVTGVVAESDTAAEPVAV, from the coding sequence ATGAGCAACGCCTCTCGTCTGCGCACGCTCGGCACCCGCACCGCGGGCCCCGGCCGCCCCGTCTACATCACCGGTGAGATCGGGATCAACCACAACGGTGACCTCGACAACGCCCTCGCGCTGATCGACGTGGCCGCCGAAGCCGGCTGCGACGCCGTCAAGTTCCAGAAGCGCACCCCGGAGATCTGCACCCCGCGCGACCAGTGGGACATCGAGCGCGACACCCCCTGGGGCCGGATGACGTACATCGACTACCGCCACCGCGTCGAGTTCGGCGAGGACGAGTACCGCACGATCGCCGAGCACTGCGCCAAGCGCGGCATCGACTGGTTCGCCTCCCCGTGGGACACCGAGGCCGTCGCCTTCCTCGAGAAGTTCGACGTCCCGGCCCACAAGGTGGCCTCCGCCTCCCTCACCGACGACGAGCTGCTGCGCGCCCTGCGCGCGACCGGCCGCACGGTCATCCTCTCCACCGGCATGTCGACCCCGCGTCAGATCCGCCACGCGGTGGAGGTCCTGGGCTCGGACAACATCCTGCTCTGCCACGCCACCTCGACGTACCCGGCGAAGGCGGAGGAGCTCAACCTCCGCGTCATCAACACCCTCCAGCAGGAGTACCCCAACGTCCCGATCGGCTACAGCGGCCACGAGACGGGCCTCCAGACCACGCTGGCCGCCGTGGCGCTCGGCGCCGCGTTCGTCGAGCGCCACATCACGCTCGACCGCGCCATGTGGGGCTCCGACCAGGCCGCGTCCGTCGAGCCGCAGGGCCTGACCCGCCTCGTCCGCGACATCCGCACCATCGAGGCCTCCCTCGGCGACGGCGTCAAGAAGGTGTACGAGTCGGAGCTCGGCCCGATGAAGAAGCTCCGCCGCGTCACGGGCGTCGTCGCCGAGAGCGACACGGCCGCCGAGCCGGTCGCGGTCTGA
- a CDS encoding acylneuraminate cytidylyltransferase, translating into MTPKPTRTPPPAVLAVIPARGGSKGVPAKNLAQVGGVPLVARAVRACLGSTEVTDVVVTTDDPAIAEAATEAAAALGEAARLHCVQRPPAIAGDTATSEAAVLHALDTYEELPGRTADVVLLVQCTSPFVTREDIDGVAAAVAREGADTAVTVAPFHGFVWRDGHAVEDDTYGVNHDKAVRPRRQDRPQDLLETGAAYAMAVPGFRTHRHRFFGHTALVRTDPARVLEIDDPHDLARARALAPLLDPSPLPTREDIDAVVLDFDGTQTDDRVLIDSDGRETVAVHRGDGLGIAAMRKAGLPLLILSTEQNPVVAARARKLQIPVLHGIDRKDEALKRWCEEQSIAPERVLYVGNDVNDLPCFGLAGWPVAVASAHDSVRAAARAVTTSPGGFGAIREIAAWLLGPTLTSTSPVSTPTK; encoded by the coding sequence ATGACGCCGAAGCCGACGCGCACACCGCCCCCGGCCGTGCTCGCTGTGATCCCCGCACGCGGTGGTTCCAAGGGCGTCCCCGCCAAGAACCTCGCCCAGGTGGGCGGCGTCCCCCTGGTGGCCCGCGCCGTCCGCGCGTGCCTCGGCTCCACCGAGGTCACCGACGTCGTCGTCACCACGGACGACCCGGCCATCGCGGAAGCGGCCACGGAAGCGGCGGCCGCACTCGGCGAAGCCGCCCGGCTCCACTGCGTACAGCGCCCCCCGGCCATCGCCGGGGACACCGCGACCAGCGAGGCCGCCGTCCTGCACGCCCTCGACACGTACGAGGAGCTGCCGGGCCGGACCGCGGACGTGGTGCTCCTGGTGCAGTGCACCAGCCCCTTCGTCACCCGCGAGGACATCGACGGCGTCGCCGCCGCGGTCGCCCGCGAGGGCGCCGACACGGCCGTCACCGTCGCCCCCTTCCACGGCTTCGTGTGGCGCGACGGCCACGCGGTGGAGGACGACACGTACGGCGTCAACCACGACAAGGCCGTACGCCCCCGCCGCCAGGACCGCCCCCAGGACCTGCTGGAGACCGGCGCCGCGTACGCCATGGCCGTACCGGGCTTCCGTACCCACCGCCACCGCTTCTTCGGCCACACCGCGCTGGTGCGCACCGACCCGGCCCGGGTCCTGGAGATCGACGACCCGCACGACCTGGCCCGCGCCCGCGCCCTCGCGCCGCTCCTGGACCCGTCACCGCTGCCGACCCGCGAGGACATCGACGCGGTCGTCCTGGACTTCGACGGTACGCAGACCGACGACCGGGTGCTCATCGACTCCGACGGCCGGGAAACGGTCGCCGTCCACCGGGGCGACGGGCTGGGCATCGCGGCCATGCGCAAGGCGGGCCTGCCGCTGCTGATCCTCTCCACGGAACAGAACCCGGTCGTCGCCGCGCGCGCCCGCAAGCTCCAGATCCCCGTCCTGCACGGCATCGACCGCAAGGACGAGGCACTCAAGCGGTGGTGCGAGGAGCAGTCCATCGCCCCCGAGCGCGTCCTCTACGTCGGCAACGACGTCAACGACCTGCCCTGCTTCGGCCTGGCGGGCTGGCCCGTCGCCGTCGCCAGCGCCCACGACTCGGTACGCGCCGCGGCGCGCGCCGTCACGACCAGCCCCGGCGGCTTCGGCGCCATCCGCGAGATCGCGGCCTGGCTCCTCGGCCCCACCCTCACCTCCACCTCCCCCGTCTCCACCCCCACCAAGTAA
- a CDS encoding DUF6716 putative glycosyltransferase — MPPRTSNTAEEAVTASDGSTALRVAVLADSDTRWKWGALTARRLTTGTDASLEHERPVEVSGLLLRGRATPTPRQLAEVGDVGIEAARVREVTAVEFLHTVRDEGYDLVILALVGGAVQAMLHGLAALELPRRPVIVTGYVGVVYEKLADGLLLRHGADVVLANSRHDAERFRAVYEGVGADASAVTEAALPFLGGTPHRPEEGRDTVVFAAQPSVPASRADRTYLLRRLVEHARLHPRREVLLKLRSKPGEHTTHIEELPYQRLAEKLPGGLPPNFRLVYGHMGEVLDRTDLLVTVSSTAALESLHRRIPTAVLSDLGVRETLGNHHFIGSGLLTSWDRLDGGFRPRPDEEWLAGQGVAADGTYAKAYDTARSVVTGLLKREQLPPLAPYYTPATAPGYLPGILARHHLGPDGIPLPGAVTTRETGGVRGAVRETVRNAARGAYRQGVQRVAPVIRRMGEL, encoded by the coding sequence GTGCCCCCACGTACCAGCAATACGGCTGAAGAGGCCGTTACCGCCTCCGACGGCAGCACGGCGCTCCGCGTAGCCGTGCTCGCCGACTCCGACACCCGGTGGAAATGGGGCGCGCTCACCGCGCGCCGCCTCACCACCGGCACCGACGCGTCGCTCGAACACGAACGGCCCGTCGAGGTCAGCGGACTGCTGCTGCGCGGCCGGGCCACGCCCACGCCCCGGCAGCTCGCCGAGGTCGGCGACGTGGGCATCGAGGCCGCTCGCGTACGTGAGGTCACGGCGGTCGAGTTCCTGCACACCGTGCGGGACGAGGGCTACGACCTCGTGATCCTCGCCCTCGTCGGCGGCGCCGTCCAGGCGATGCTGCACGGACTCGCCGCACTGGAGCTGCCCCGCAGGCCCGTGATCGTCACCGGGTACGTGGGCGTCGTCTACGAGAAGCTCGCGGACGGACTCCTCCTGAGGCACGGCGCGGACGTCGTCCTCGCCAACTCCCGGCACGACGCGGAGCGTTTCCGCGCGGTGTACGAGGGCGTGGGCGCCGACGCCTCGGCCGTCACCGAGGCCGCCCTGCCGTTCCTCGGCGGAACGCCGCACCGGCCGGAGGAGGGGCGCGACACGGTCGTGTTCGCCGCCCAGCCCTCCGTACCGGCATCCCGCGCCGACCGCACGTACCTGCTGCGCAGGCTCGTCGAGCACGCCCGGCTGCATCCCCGCCGCGAGGTACTGCTGAAGCTGCGCTCCAAGCCGGGCGAGCACACCACGCACATCGAGGAGCTGCCCTACCAGCGGCTGGCGGAGAAGCTCCCGGGCGGACTGCCGCCCAACTTCCGGCTGGTGTACGGGCACATGGGCGAGGTCCTGGACCGCACCGACCTGCTGGTCACCGTCTCCTCGACCGCCGCGCTCGAATCCCTGCACCGACGCATCCCGACCGCGGTCCTCTCCGACCTCGGCGTCCGCGAGACCCTCGGCAACCACCACTTCATCGGTTCCGGACTCCTCACGTCCTGGGACCGGCTGGACGGCGGCTTCCGGCCCCGGCCCGACGAGGAGTGGCTCGCCGGCCAGGGCGTCGCCGCCGACGGTACGTACGCCAAGGCGTACGACACCGCCCGGTCCGTGGTCACCGGCCTGCTGAAGCGGGAGCAACTCCCGCCCCTGGCCCCCTACTACACGCCCGCCACCGCTCCCGGATACCTCCCCGGCATCCTCGCCCGCCACCACCTGGGCCCCGACGGCATCCCGTTGCCGGGCGCCGTGACAACCCGGGAGACCGGCGGGGTCAGGGGAGCGGTGCGCGAAACCGTACGCAACGCGGCACGCGGGGCCTACCGGCAGGGCGTCCAGCGCGTCGCCCCCGTGATCCGCCGGATGGGCGAGCTGTGA
- a CDS encoding glycosyltransferase family 2 protein yields the protein MRVVKLSVIVPFFNVQTYAPDTLRSLRANAREDFEFVLVDDCSTDGTADILRRARDEIPGVVLRRHERNEGLATARNTGLDASRGQYVTFLDGDDWLAPGHCSGLVAAMDRLNCDFLRTDHVRCDGKSRSLRRVPHGLRDVPMSPREAILPAGRTTSVDYPYAWAGVYHRRLVDRGLIHFTAGLRTAEDRPWIWRLHREAESFAAVGLLGIFYRRGVANSLTQTGDMRQLDFIRAFDQVIEETAQDREAETLLPKAVRTYCAIISHHLSTMSRLEPGVARTLRSMSAAALRRMPQDILEETIDSMGIDRASRLRRLRRRPTTGAGTAA from the coding sequence ATGCGGGTGGTTAAGCTCTCCGTCATCGTGCCGTTCTTCAACGTGCAGACATACGCGCCCGACACGCTCAGAAGCCTGCGGGCCAATGCCAGGGAGGACTTCGAGTTCGTTCTCGTCGACGACTGTTCGACCGACGGGACCGCGGACATCCTGCGCCGTGCACGGGACGAGATCCCCGGGGTCGTGCTGAGACGGCACGAGCGGAACGAGGGGCTGGCGACGGCCCGGAACACCGGTCTCGACGCGTCGAGGGGTCAGTACGTCACCTTCCTCGACGGCGACGACTGGCTCGCCCCCGGTCACTGTTCCGGCCTGGTCGCCGCCATGGACCGTCTGAACTGCGACTTCCTGCGCACCGACCATGTCCGGTGCGACGGCAAGTCGCGTTCCCTGCGCCGGGTCCCGCACGGTCTGCGGGACGTCCCGATGAGCCCGCGCGAGGCCATCCTCCCGGCCGGCCGCACGACGTCCGTCGACTATCCGTACGCCTGGGCCGGGGTCTACCACCGCCGCCTGGTCGACCGGGGTCTGATCCACTTCACGGCGGGGCTGCGGACCGCCGAGGACCGGCCGTGGATCTGGCGACTGCACCGGGAGGCGGAATCCTTCGCGGCCGTCGGCCTGCTCGGGATCTTCTACCGGCGCGGTGTCGCCAACTCCCTCACACAGACCGGGGATATGCGCCAGCTGGATTTCATTCGCGCCTTCGACCAGGTCATCGAGGAAACCGCGCAGGACCGGGAGGCGGAAACGCTTCTTCCGAAAGCGGTACGCACCTACTGCGCGATCATCTCCCATCATCTGAGCACCATGTCGAGACTTGAACCCGGTGTGGCACGAACACTGCGCTCGATGAGCGCCGCCGCACTGCGCCGAATGCCGCAGGACATACTGGAGGAGACGATCGACTCCATGGGCATCGACAGGGCCTCCCGTCTGCGGCGGCTGCGCCGCCGTCCCACCACGGGCGCGGGTACGGCGGCATGA
- a CDS encoding polysialyltransferase family glycosyltransferase: protein MTTQIFCASTLHGAATLAAALDAGCFRPVRRRILLVSNTAAEPEVSPSLDELPGFDALRDRFDEVRSWNAAIAPFHPSGWSPRPGDAPMWERHLRRLWDLSDDDVELTVESVGASQTTAVTGIFLGTPVHVYEDGLAGYGPAGSKLDPLLGTRVRRLLHLGLVPGVKPLLLTEFGVAAEVIPDGAYRAVLRKVGAASPAPRVPYRAPALLLGEHLAGLPGTGPEAEAELCLRMLRGAVERGHRSLVLVPHPMAPAEAPGQLRAEAERLGAELTVLEPWAPGAAPLAETLFEQVRPALVVGCFSAALFAARQLYGLDVASAGPREVLERLTPFEHADRVPLVLAHTLLADLETGLTRAPRDPDRLVTALGFVMQPRVQAGLRPAATGYLADGITPAEQGLFPRRRLTTLGLPGGLPGRLAALSRNPVLRRAAGRARRLGRTVRR from the coding sequence ATGACGACTCAGATCTTCTGCGCGTCCACCCTGCATGGTGCGGCGACGCTGGCCGCCGCCCTCGACGCGGGCTGCTTCCGCCCCGTCCGCCGGCGGATCCTTCTCGTCAGCAACACGGCCGCCGAGCCCGAGGTCAGCCCCTCGCTGGACGAACTGCCGGGCTTCGACGCACTCCGCGACCGCTTCGACGAGGTGCGTTCCTGGAACGCGGCGATCGCGCCGTTCCATCCGTCGGGCTGGTCGCCCCGGCCGGGCGACGCCCCGATGTGGGAGCGCCATCTGCGCCGGCTGTGGGACCTGAGCGACGACGACGTGGAGTTGACCGTCGAATCGGTCGGGGCCTCACAGACCACCGCCGTCACCGGGATCTTCCTGGGCACACCTGTTCATGTGTACGAGGACGGGCTGGCGGGCTACGGACCCGCCGGCAGCAAGCTCGATCCCCTGCTGGGCACGCGGGTGCGCCGCCTTCTGCACCTCGGTCTGGTCCCGGGTGTGAAGCCGTTGCTGCTGACGGAGTTCGGTGTGGCGGCCGAGGTGATTCCGGACGGCGCGTACCGCGCGGTCCTCCGGAAGGTCGGCGCGGCCTCTCCCGCACCGCGGGTGCCCTACCGCGCTCCCGCCCTCCTTCTCGGCGAGCACCTCGCAGGGCTCCCCGGCACCGGCCCGGAGGCCGAGGCGGAACTGTGTCTGAGGATGCTGCGCGGCGCCGTCGAGCGGGGGCACCGCAGCCTCGTTCTCGTACCGCATCCCATGGCGCCCGCCGAAGCACCTGGTCAGCTCAGGGCGGAGGCCGAACGGCTGGGCGCGGAACTGACCGTGCTGGAACCGTGGGCGCCCGGTGCCGCCCCGCTCGCCGAGACGCTGTTCGAGCAGGTGCGGCCCGCGCTCGTCGTCGGCTGCTTCTCCGCCGCGCTCTTCGCAGCACGGCAGTTGTACGGCCTCGACGTGGCGAGCGCGGGCCCGCGCGAGGTACTGGAACGGCTCACCCCGTTCGAGCACGCCGACCGTGTCCCCCTGGTCCTCGCCCATACGCTGCTGGCGGACCTGGAGACCGGGCTCACCCGGGCGCCCCGCGACCCGGACCGGCTCGTCACCGCGCTCGGGTTCGTGATGCAGCCCCGCGTCCAGGCCGGGCTGCGGCCCGCCGCCACCGGGTATCTCGCGGACGGCATCACCCCCGCCGAACAGGGGCTCTTCCCCCGCCGCAGGCTGACGACGCTCGGGCTGCCAGGTGGCCTGCCCGGCAGGCTCGCCGCCCTCTCCCGTAACCCGGTCCTGCGCCGGGCGGCGGGACGCGCACGCCGGCTGGGACGGACCGTCCGGCGCTGA
- a CDS encoding acyltransferase gives MSSTVPLTTVPQEAPAPAGPPAREHRYDVDLIRLLASVGVILCHSGSAFLDSVGRTAAGGPGVYWAGITGDSASRFAVPVFFAIAGWVILVGAPPKDGRRLRQRIVRILVPLGAWTAVYLAWGRWRGTNDGPVSALARDALFGSVRPAFHLWYLYAYVPVILLLAFVVMVKSGKRPWGLGATLLGLGLAPVLLGDVGRLTGWDMPRLGWTFAPYQLVYAVAGALLVALPAGATGRWRTPWVLLAAAGFGGVLWYQHDIHYAIPYGSLFVALFTGGVLLSLHRLRIPERLRPRLVRLGNASFGAYLVHLLVLTALSRWFVSDELGTAAAAASLIGLVAATTLLSFGAALLWGRLGLTRLLG, from the coding sequence ATGTCATCCACCGTTCCCCTGACCACCGTGCCCCAGGAAGCCCCGGCTCCGGCCGGGCCGCCCGCGCGTGAACACCGGTACGACGTCGACCTGATCCGGCTGCTGGCCTCCGTGGGAGTGATCCTCTGCCATTCCGGCTCGGCGTTCCTGGACTCCGTGGGGCGTACGGCCGCGGGCGGCCCGGGCGTGTACTGGGCCGGGATCACCGGCGACTCCGCCAGCCGGTTCGCCGTGCCGGTCTTCTTCGCGATCGCCGGCTGGGTGATCCTGGTCGGCGCCCCGCCGAAGGACGGCAGGCGGCTGCGGCAGCGGATCGTGCGCATCCTCGTGCCGCTCGGCGCCTGGACGGCCGTCTACCTCGCCTGGGGCAGATGGCGCGGCACGAACGACGGGCCGGTCAGCGCACTGGCGCGGGACGCGCTGTTCGGCTCGGTCAGGCCCGCGTTCCACCTCTGGTACCTGTACGCGTACGTGCCGGTCATCCTGCTGCTGGCGTTCGTCGTCATGGTGAAGTCCGGGAAGCGGCCGTGGGGCCTCGGCGCCACCCTCCTCGGTCTCGGGCTTGCCCCGGTGCTCCTCGGTGACGTGGGCCGGCTGACGGGCTGGGACATGCCCCGGCTCGGCTGGACGTTCGCCCCGTACCAGCTCGTGTACGCGGTGGCGGGCGCGCTGCTGGTGGCCCTCCCGGCCGGCGCGACGGGCCGGTGGCGCACCCCGTGGGTGCTGCTCGCGGCAGCCGGATTCGGGGGCGTGCTCTGGTACCAGCACGACATCCACTACGCGATCCCGTACGGCAGCCTGTTCGTCGCCCTGTTCACGGGAGGTGTGCTGCTCTCGCTGCACCGGCTGCGGATTCCCGAGCGGCTGCGCCCGCGGCTGGTCCGGCTGGGCAACGCCTCGTTCGGCGCGTATCTGGTCCATCTGCTGGTGCTCACCGCGCTCTCGCGGTGGTTCGTCTCCGATGAGCTGGGAACGGCCGCGGCAGCGGCCTCTCTCATCGGGCTGGTCGCGGCGACCACACTGCTGTCGTTCGGCGCGGCCCTGCTCTGGGGCCGCCTGGGTCTGACCCGCCTGCTGGGCTGA
- a CDS encoding polysialyltransferase family glycosyltransferase codes for MPTRTQIFQVSTLYGAATLAAALDAGQFGPPSDSRRILLVCNNASVPETSPGLDEMRGYDRIAARFDTVISWNEAIRPYHPNGWGPRAEETVLWQRAFRLAWGLGEGPVELALESIQVNPARALAAIFSESPLHVYADGLMSYGPTRNKLPVSLGCRIRRVLHLDLVPGLRPMLLSEFDVEPELVPADAMRKVLGEIAGSADGERQLTEVVAQAPTAVLLGQYLAALGILTAEEEEDLHIRMLRGAARAGHTSVLFKPHPTAPARYSEALDAAAAQAGVRLTTMNTPLLAETLFERCAPTLVVGCFSTAMLTAAAYYGIPVARVGTGPLLDRLTPYENSNRVPLTIVDHLVPDLELHAADGVPALPDTAPDTLAPLVRTVGYCMQSRLHPRLRAEAEAWLRERLDSSTQHYFKRRRLGKLSLPGGSVQGAAVLLRRTARRTRAGLGF; via the coding sequence ATGCCCACGCGCACCCAGATCTTCCAGGTGTCGACCCTGTACGGGGCCGCCACTCTCGCCGCCGCGCTCGACGCGGGACAGTTCGGACCACCGTCGGACAGCCGCCGCATCCTGCTGGTGTGCAACAACGCCTCGGTCCCGGAGACGAGTCCCGGCCTGGACGAGATGCGTGGTTACGACCGCATCGCCGCCCGCTTCGACACCGTCATCAGCTGGAACGAGGCGATCCGCCCGTACCACCCGAACGGCTGGGGACCGCGTGCCGAGGAGACGGTGCTCTGGCAGCGTGCCTTCCGGCTGGCCTGGGGCCTGGGCGAAGGGCCCGTCGAACTGGCCCTGGAATCCATCCAGGTCAACCCGGCCCGCGCGCTCGCGGCGATCTTCTCCGAGAGCCCCCTGCACGTGTACGCGGACGGCCTCATGAGCTACGGGCCGACCCGCAACAAGCTGCCGGTCTCCCTGGGCTGCCGCATCCGCCGCGTCCTGCACCTCGACCTGGTCCCCGGGCTCAGGCCGATGCTGCTCTCCGAATTCGACGTGGAGCCCGAACTCGTCCCCGCCGACGCCATGCGCAAGGTCCTCGGTGAGATCGCCGGGTCCGCGGACGGCGAGCGGCAGCTCACCGAGGTGGTGGCCCAGGCACCCACCGCCGTACTCCTGGGCCAGTATCTCGCCGCCCTCGGCATCCTCACCGCCGAGGAGGAGGAGGACCTGCACATCCGGATGCTGCGGGGCGCGGCCCGCGCCGGTCACACCTCGGTCCTCTTCAAACCGCACCCCACCGCCCCCGCCCGCTACTCCGAGGCGCTGGACGCCGCGGCGGCCCAGGCCGGGGTCCGGCTCACCACGATGAACACCCCGCTGCTGGCCGAGACGCTCTTCGAGCGCTGCGCGCCCACGCTCGTCGTCGGCTGCTTCTCCACCGCGATGCTCACGGCCGCGGCGTACTACGGCATTCCCGTCGCCCGCGTCGGCACCGGCCCGCTGCTGGACCGTCTCACGCCTTACGAGAACAGCAACCGCGTGCCGCTGACGATCGTCGACCACCTCGTGCCCGATCTGGAACTGCACGCGGCGGACGGGGTGCCCGCCCTGCCCGACACCGCACCGGACACCCTGGCCCCGCTGGTCCGTACCGTCGGCTACTGCATGCAGTCCCGCCTCCATCCCCGGCTGCGCGCCGAGGCCGAGGCCTGGCTGCGGGAGCGGCTGGACAGCAGCACGCAGCACTACTTCAAGCGCCGCCGCCTCGGAAAGCTGTCGCTGCCCGGCGGCAGTGTCCAGGGCGCAGCGGTCCTCCTGCGCAGGACAGCCCGGCGCACCCGTGCGGGCCTGGGCTTCTGA
- a CDS encoding glycosyltransferase family 2 protein has translation MPKLSVVVPLHNVAPYADTTLGSLARNTDTDVEFLLVDDCSTDATPAVIDRWAARLPQARVIRHDTNVGIAAARNSGIEAASGEYLTFLDGDDWYAPGHLAQLLRAAEELDVDFVRNDHVQSTDTTRVIRRAPARIRDEAIDPRAGIAYPDMETMVDYPFVWAGLYHRRLFEDGAMRFDAELRTAEDRLWTWRLHLKARSYAALGLYGIFYRRGVTTSLTQIKDSRQLDFFPAYDTLLRELLEDRDADLLLPKAVRTYCALIAFHGERSTDYESATARRLRLASTGALHRMPQQVLDDTLNTMDTKRSTVLRRLRDKQKAV, from the coding sequence GTGCCGAAACTGTCCGTTGTCGTACCGCTCCACAATGTCGCCCCGTACGCCGACACCACCCTGGGAAGTCTGGCCCGCAACACGGATACGGATGTCGAGTTCCTGCTGGTCGACGACTGCTCCACGGACGCGACACCAGCCGTGATCGACCGCTGGGCCGCGCGGCTCCCGCAGGCCAGGGTCATCAGACACGACACGAACGTCGGCATCGCGGCCGCGCGCAACAGCGGGATCGAGGCCGCGAGCGGTGAGTACCTCACCTTCCTCGACGGCGACGACTGGTACGCCCCGGGCCATCTGGCCCAACTGCTGCGTGCCGCCGAGGAACTCGACGTCGACTTCGTCCGCAACGACCACGTCCAGTCGACGGACACCACCCGTGTCATCCGCCGCGCCCCCGCCCGGATCCGGGACGAGGCGATCGACCCGCGGGCCGGGATCGCGTACCCCGACATGGAGACGATGGTCGACTACCCCTTCGTCTGGGCCGGGCTGTACCACCGCCGGCTCTTCGAGGACGGCGCCATGCGCTTCGACGCGGAACTGCGCACCGCCGAGGACCGCCTGTGGACCTGGCGGCTGCATCTGAAGGCGCGGAGCTACGCGGCCCTGGGCCTCTACGGGATCTTCTACCGGCGCGGAGTGACCACCTCCCTGACCCAGATCAAGGACTCCCGTCAGCTGGACTTCTTCCCCGCCTACGACACCCTGCTCCGGGAGCTCTTGGAGGACCGGGACGCGGACCTGCTGCTGCCCAAGGCGGTCCGTACGTACTGCGCGCTGATCGCCTTCCACGGCGAGCGGTCCACCGACTACGAGTCCGCGACCGCGCGCCGGCTGAGACTCGCCTCGACCGGCGCCCTGCACCGCATGCCCCAGCAGGTGCTGGACGACACCCTGAACACGATGGACACCAAGCGCAGCACAGTGCTCCGGCGCCTGCGTGACAAGCAGAAGGCCGTCTGA
- a CDS encoding IS4 family transposase yields MERIEGVAAGRLTDDVSIGLLAAVFPEEAVRAAIDEAGAREERTRSLPAKLMMYLSLALWLEPGKGYVRTLRGLLEGLRWSRGGWGEYRVPSDGAISLARYRLGEAPLRNLFDEVAAPVADERTPEAFWRGLRLMAVDGTVFDVPSGKRNEAAFAVPAGGSRPQVRLVALAECGTLALTGAAFDSIAVGERTLFTRLLDRLAPGMLLLADRGFPSFGLYRAAAATGAQLLWRVSASFTLPVKKRLADGTYLSELRGERKSQRVTVRVIEYSVADDGGISEVFCLITTLLDPEHAPALELARNYAERWSVEVLFKLLKVDLRQSGGILRSGKPEGVRQELWALLCVYQALRTLIARAAVIAGIDPARISFPPVLDAVKSSLRTAFSP; encoded by the coding sequence GTGGAGCGGATTGAGGGTGTGGCCGCGGGGCGGCTGACGGATGACGTGTCGATCGGGTTGCTGGCGGCGGTGTTCCCGGAGGAGGCCGTGCGGGCGGCGATCGATGAGGCGGGGGCGCGTGAGGAGCGAACGCGGTCGTTGCCGGCGAAGTTGATGATGTATTTGTCGCTGGCGTTGTGGTTGGAGCCGGGCAAGGGGTACGTGCGCACCCTGCGGGGCCTGCTGGAGGGGCTGCGGTGGTCGCGGGGCGGCTGGGGCGAATACCGGGTGCCCAGTGACGGGGCGATCTCGCTGGCCCGTTACCGGTTGGGTGAGGCGCCGTTGCGGAACCTGTTCGACGAGGTCGCAGCCCCGGTGGCCGATGAGCGCACCCCGGAGGCGTTCTGGCGGGGGCTGCGGTTGATGGCGGTGGACGGCACGGTCTTCGATGTGCCCTCGGGGAAGCGGAACGAGGCGGCGTTCGCGGTTCCGGCCGGTGGAAGCCGGCCGCAGGTCCGCCTGGTGGCGCTGGCCGAGTGCGGCACGCTGGCCCTGACCGGGGCGGCCTTCGACTCCATCGCGGTCGGTGAACGCACCCTGTTCACCCGCCTGTTGGACCGGTTGGCGCCCGGCATGCTGCTGCTGGCCGACCGCGGCTTCCCCTCGTTCGGCCTGTACCGGGCTGCCGCCGCGACGGGCGCACAACTGCTGTGGCGCGTCTCGGCTTCCTTCACCCTGCCCGTCAAGAAACGGCTGGCCGACGGCACGTACCTGTCCGAACTGCGCGGCGAGCGGAAGTCGCAGCGGGTCACGGTACGAGTCATCGAGTACTCCGTCGCCGACGACGGCGGAATCAGCGAGGTCTTCTGCCTCATCACCACCCTGCTGGACCCTGAGCACGCGCCCGCTTTGGAGCTGGCCCGCAACTACGCCGAACGCTGGTCGGTGGAAGTGCTCTTCAAACTGCTCAAGGTCGACCTGCGGCAAAGTGGCGGCATCCTGCGCTCGGGCAAACCCGAGGGAGTACGACAAGAACTGTGGGCGCTACTCTGCGTCTACCAGGCCCTGCGCACCCTGATCGCCAGGGCCGCCGTGATCGCGGGCATCGACCCCGCCCGCATCAGCTTCCCGCCCGTCCTGGACGCCGTCAAAAGCTCCCTCAGGACGGCTTTTTCCCCCTGA